In the Pirellulales bacterium genome, one interval contains:
- a CDS encoding ATP-binding protein: MTLPDRLAELLLSHPRLFSTVNLAVDRVQQWMEKAHLTFFPDWTDHGPLHVEQVLVTATSLISDEAWKSVTAQDAAALVLATLLHDSAMLLNEDCFASLVTQPRKRIRGIGDKPWHVLWKEFLIEQQKYGSNALRGMFQDDQLDILLPPDVWTAQQRRIIGEEFLRKHHSRLAHEIALWGLPQVTGSPFRLINGIKYEVRDIAGFIARSHFMELRDCLGYLRNKYDVREYQNIHAVFLMAALRVADYLQLQAERAPREFLRIHKLRNPKSRDEWIAHKGIRDVRQSHEDPKAVFVHAKPKDVKTFLKIKGWLNGIQYELDSSWELLDELNGRYSGLQDLTLTIRRVRSNLDDIRQFGNTVSYVAADIQFRAEGGELLKKLVKPLYGDNPEIGVRELLQNSVDAVRELRVYKPRYVREPIDVFGGTTSNADVVLLFEDNDSGAYFTIEDRGIGMTDAVIREYFLTAGKSLRESREWKSLFLNDGAPVLPRSGRFGVGALAAFLMGDQIHVSSRHFEHRIGYEFTARLNEESIAVKKIKQPGYGTRIRVRLSNRARDTLRKYDSWDWYCLEYPVVERFHITNGSALLLEGRTKRPLPGTSNSLSQWFSPNNPICWHYLEAKGFTSVHWGFEFLEWYFRRFPYTGRYGRYSPRESKRRDKSRHSLPPRLTCNGLVVIDDNDTKLSLSANILEISFLSVIEGSQHLPLTLQRDGLEAALPFAEELADDTLKSLIAFAILFAPQNIAQIASRDVYPMPWKNALVCCSTGTTFLDPGLLRTCRASTLVISRAYDWQEAMPPIKWNDKVAVCFDAPEHLSELSVKQIGRLYSHQHRTTLVNEIKEILEVPEDDRPGTRVISKRLRNGWQATLGACPPTVIKISSLRLSRHSIVECYLSERDNIAPSRLEKMMLRYTGDGVIPYGFNERRTRLKDAISELRPYIHLYREAAERLKSLTGSITRPMLPE; the protein is encoded by the coding sequence ATGACTTTACCCGATCGCCTTGCTGAATTACTACTATCGCATCCTCGCCTTTTCAGCACGGTTAATTTAGCCGTCGATCGCGTGCAGCAATGGATGGAAAAGGCCCATCTGACATTCTTTCCTGATTGGACCGACCACGGCCCGCTTCATGTGGAACAAGTGCTTGTCACGGCAACATCATTGATTTCCGATGAAGCATGGAAGTCTGTCACCGCGCAGGACGCAGCGGCACTTGTACTTGCTACTTTGCTCCACGACTCGGCGATGTTGCTGAATGAAGATTGTTTTGCAAGCCTTGTTACTCAACCGCGCAAGCGAATTAGAGGCATCGGGGATAAGCCGTGGCATGTACTTTGGAAGGAATTTCTGATCGAGCAGCAAAAATATGGGTCTAACGCGCTCAGGGGCATGTTCCAGGACGATCAACTCGATATTCTGTTGCCGCCTGACGTGTGGACTGCGCAACAACGGAGAATTATCGGTGAAGAATTCCTTCGCAAGCATCATAGCCGCTTAGCGCATGAGATAGCGCTTTGGGGGTTGCCGCAAGTTACTGGTTCGCCATTTAGACTTATCAATGGAATAAAATATGAAGTGCGAGACATCGCGGGATTTATCGCACGCAGTCATTTTATGGAGTTGAGAGACTGTCTAGGCTATCTGCGTAACAAATACGATGTTCGCGAATATCAAAATATTCATGCCGTGTTTTTGATGGCAGCATTGAGAGTGGCCGACTATTTGCAATTGCAAGCGGAACGTGCCCCCCGCGAATTTCTGCGAATCCACAAGCTCCGCAATCCGAAATCGCGCGACGAATGGATAGCCCATAAGGGCATACGCGACGTGCGCCAAAGTCACGAAGACCCAAAAGCAGTATTTGTACACGCAAAGCCGAAAGACGTTAAGACATTTCTGAAGATCAAGGGATGGCTTAATGGAATTCAATACGAACTTGACTCGTCTTGGGAATTGCTTGACGAACTCAATGGCCGATATTCCGGTCTGCAAGACCTAACACTGACCATTCGCCGAGTAAGATCAAATCTCGACGACATCAGGCAATTTGGGAACACGGTGTCGTATGTGGCAGCGGACATCCAATTCCGCGCCGAAGGTGGCGAACTGCTTAAGAAATTAGTCAAGCCACTATATGGTGACAATCCCGAGATTGGCGTTCGTGAACTCTTACAGAACTCTGTAGATGCAGTTCGTGAACTACGAGTATACAAGCCACGTTATGTTCGTGAGCCGATTGACGTGTTCGGCGGCACAACGAGCAATGCGGACGTGGTCTTATTATTTGAGGACAATGATTCAGGTGCATACTTCACTATCGAGGATCGCGGCATTGGGATGACCGATGCTGTAATCCGTGAGTATTTTTTGACGGCCGGAAAATCTCTTCGCGAGAGCCGTGAATGGAAGTCACTGTTTCTAAATGATGGTGCCCCAGTTCTTCCACGTTCCGGACGTTTCGGAGTAGGGGCGCTGGCAGCGTTCCTCATGGGCGATCAAATACATGTGTCGTCGCGGCATTTTGAACATCGTATTGGATACGAATTCACCGCTCGCTTAAACGAGGAATCAATCGCAGTCAAAAAGATCAAGCAACCGGGATATGGCACGCGAATTCGTGTTCGGCTGTCAAACAGGGCACGAGACACCCTCAGAAAGTACGACAGTTGGGATTGGTACTGTCTTGAGTATCCAGTCGTTGAGCGATTCCATATCACGAATGGAAGCGCTTTACTGCTCGAAGGGCGGACTAAGCGACCACTGCCGGGCACATCCAATTCATTATCACAATGGTTTTCGCCGAACAATCCAATTTGCTGGCACTACTTGGAGGCGAAAGGATTTACGTCCGTCCATTGGGGTTTTGAATTCTTGGAGTGGTATTTTCGCAGGTTTCCTTATACCGGCCGATATGGCCGGTATTCCCCCCGTGAGTCAAAGAGAAGAGATAAATCACGACATTCATTGCCCCCGAGGCTTACTTGCAATGGACTTGTTGTAATCGACGACAATGACACGAAGTTATCCCTCAGTGCCAACATACTGGAAATCTCTTTTCTATCGGTCATCGAAGGATCGCAGCATTTGCCGCTAACACTCCAACGAGACGGCCTCGAAGCAGCGTTGCCATTTGCAGAGGAATTGGCGGACGACACTTTAAAGAGTCTCATCGCATTTGCGATTCTTTTCGCGCCGCAAAACATCGCACAAATCGCATCACGAGACGTATATCCGATGCCCTGGAAAAACGCCCTAGTGTGTTGTTCGACGGGCACCACATTTCTCGACCCCGGGTTGCTTAGGACTTGCCGCGCATCAACTCTCGTAATATCTCGCGCGTATGATTGGCAGGAGGCCATGCCGCCGATTAAGTGGAATGACAAGGTCGCCGTGTGTTTTGACGCGCCAGAGCATTTGAGCGAATTGAGCGTAAAACAAATTGGTCGCCTCTATTCCCACCAGCATCGCACGACTCTTGTAAATGAGATCAAAGAAATATTGGAAGTGCCCGAAGATGATCGCCCTGGCACTAGAGTAATTTCAAAGCGTCTCCGAAACGGCTGGCAGGCAACATTGGGAGCCTGTCCACCAACTGTCATTAAGATCAGTTCGCTTCGATTGAGCCGACATTCCATTGTCGAATGCTATTTGTCTGAGCGCGATAACATCGCACCATCCCGCCTCGAAAAGATGATGTTGAGGTACACCGGCGATGGGGTGATTCCGTATGGTTTTAATGAAAGGCGGACTCGCTTAAAAGATGCGATATCCGAACTCCGGCCATATATCCATCTGTACCGGGAAGCTGCTGAGAGACTTAAGTCGCTGACAGGTTCGATTACGAGACCGATGTTACCAGAATGA
- a CDS encoding AAA family ATPase → MRPPAKKITIYNHKGGVGKTTLTVNVAAALAAEGMRVLLVDSDPQCNLTSYLVPDNVVDDLLDTSETSHGRTIWSALKPICDGDGQGRVVKLLEMPGQPRAFLLPGDIQLSRFELALNDAWTDCFKRRVPGFRTTTAISELVESLCKVHRFDYVFYDAGPNIGPLNRVLLLDSDYFIIPSVCDFFSVRALITLGQTLKDWITDWETIATLAPSKVKLLKGQPQYLGYIPQRFRTYGGEMASTPATYASLFERHIYRDVVSVLKHVVTPLRRTGKVGHKLGEVRDYGPLVQQSQAKGVPMFLVNTGDKHKRRNAITDFRQIAKRILTLTR, encoded by the coding sequence ATGCGGCCGCCAGCCAAAAAAATTACGATCTATAACCACAAAGGTGGAGTAGGGAAAACTACTTTGACCGTGAATGTCGCTGCTGCGCTCGCGGCAGAAGGCATGCGAGTTCTTTTGGTTGATAGCGATCCACAATGCAATCTCACATCATATTTGGTGCCAGATAATGTTGTCGATGACCTGCTTGATACTTCCGAAACATCACACGGCAGAACAATTTGGTCGGCACTAAAACCGATTTGTGATGGTGATGGTCAAGGCCGCGTTGTGAAGTTGCTGGAAATGCCGGGACAACCTCGCGCATTTTTACTTCCCGGCGACATTCAGCTTTCACGATTTGAATTGGCACTTAATGATGCTTGGACAGATTGCTTCAAGCGAAGGGTGCCGGGGTTTAGGACGACCACGGCGATAAGTGAATTGGTGGAGTCGCTTTGCAAAGTTCATCGTTTCGACTATGTCTTTTACGATGCTGGCCCTAACATTGGCCCACTAAATCGAGTCCTGCTGCTTGACTCTGACTACTTCATTATTCCCAGTGTATGCGATTTCTTTTCGGTCCGGGCGCTCATTACGCTCGGACAGACACTGAAGGATTGGATCACCGATTGGGAAACAATTGCAACGCTCGCACCGAGCAAAGTCAAGCTCTTGAAGGGGCAACCGCAGTACCTTGGATATATTCCGCAACGGTTTCGCACCTATGGCGGAGAAATGGCATCCACGCCCGCCACATACGCCTCACTGTTTGAGCGTCACATATACCGCGACGTTGTTTCGGTGCTGAAGCATGTGGTGACCCCATTGCGAAGAACGGGCAAGGTCGGCCACAAACTCGGGGAAGTCAGGGATTACGGTCCGCTCGTCCAGCAATCACAAGCTAAAGGTGTTCCTATGTTCCTCGTCAATACAGGAGACAAACATAAACGCCGGAACGCAATAACAGACTTTCGCCAGATTGCGAAGCGCATTCTTACATTGACTCGGTGA